A region of the Plasmodium vinckei vinckei genome assembly, chromosome: PVVCY_11 genome:
aattatggaaaaaaaacgaCTGACTCTGTctaaatataatgtaaataataaatatttcgttgaaataattaagtttgatataaaaacaaatagtTCTTAAACgctaatttaattaattgtGTAAGGAATAAtgttcaaaaaaatgagatAATATGTATTAGGGAAAGTATACATTTTTGTTcgttttcaaaaatataaaaaaaaaaaaaattaatgcttacataaaaaaaatatgacaataatattatatataatatatatagatatataagaacaaatttatatgcaGCCTTTTACGAAAAAAAGTATTCATAATactattcaaaaaatgtagTTATATAACTACGAATCCCCTACATTtatattgaaatatttttcactatgataatattttatataaatcacAATATACATTTCAGATTTTAacttgttaaaaaaatgaattatcataaaattttaggTACAagagaaaaagaaatatatatgggaCAATTAGTTGACctaacaatatttttatttaatcatattatatataagcatATGTTGAACATTTActtttctatatatgtattactaagtaataaatagttatatcctataaaacacatttaataattttctaaTTATAGGTGTAACAAGAAACGCttgtaaaaaaacaattcgTGAGGCatacttaaaaaaagttaaattatatcacccagatttaaataaaagcCCTGATGCCACAACAAAATTTAAGCAAATTCAAGAAGCATATCAAGCTctatataatgataattaCTCACGTAAGCCCATAAAAtgtgtttatatttataatgtcACATACTAAGAACAAGCagatatatgtatattttcatatgcTTATTCTTTCTCATgatttatagaaaaattgTATGATAGTGAAAATAGTTATAATCAAAGACGAAATtctgaaaatataaaaagcaATAAAAgctataataattataatgaatTCAGCGATTTCCATAGAGCATTTTATGAAGAATTTCGTAGAATGTCAAAACAGGAAAAACACGATGAATATGCggtaaaataatatacattttttaatttgttaaaTAGACTATCAagacaatatatatttctttttcatttttttttatgttacagagatatgcaaataataattacagCTACAGCATTAACgacatttttcataaatatcctagggaatttttttacataaatttaatgtttaaattatttcccCTATTTGTGGTTCCGGTTATATTCCTTTTTGTTGTCTACaaacaatatatgtaataaaaagcAAACCgcataaaataattgaaatttataaaattacagACATCCATGGATTAATATCATGCATATACATTCATAtgtttacattttttgaattttgtGCAAATAATAGCTAtggatattattttttatttatagttTGAAGAGctattttaaagaaaaaccAATACTTGTATATGATTCATATGGTATTGAATAAAAACGATATTATAATGCATTTtcttgaaatatattttaaatataacatGCATACATAATTCCCtacaattattaatatgtcTTAAACAGGGCGAGCCTTTTTGATTGATACCCATGGGAGGAAGTTTAGGTAGGAATATTAccaaaattcaaaaaaaacaaataataaataaatgatttctatttatcattataatttattcttTTCTTATTTAGAGCATCTGAATTCGATAAGTATTAACAGAACATAAGTGCAAGCATATTAACCCAAGAACAACTTCTTATTTTTCAGACGTAGTTGTAATTGAAAAtgatttgtttattattattttaataatttcccccatatttttagttatattttatacatttttttaattatatgcattatataaattttaaatattatatattgtttaaaGCCCTTCTCTTAGATCTAATTTATggatatacttttttaattaaaatattattttcatgcAAAATCATcatagtatatatacatattattcaGTATTTTCCTTTTAGGATAATTATACTGAAGGCTTGTTTGTATGctcattttataaataactattatatatccattttttcatataatatgttttgttaaattaatttttttttgtgtgtattatttttttatgagtctacattaacaattttttattaatattttattagagtaatgaaatataatatactacctccattttttttgttaactATTATATGCTTTTTAATTCTGCATTAATTCCTACCATATATGAAAAGTTATATCTTTTGTATAACAAAAGAGATTCCAAAAATTTTACACACCATACATATAAGTAGTATGTATATTGTGCAAGGGAcagttttattttctctcaattattttaaatagtatagaaataaaaaattcatgAGAAACTATAGcttaatgaatatataatttgtaacattttgaaaaataattatttttttatattaaaatagtatatatgatagacaaaatatagaaatatacCAGAGagcttaaaaaaaaatatagaaatgaATATCATCGAATTTATGAACAAAAagtttaataattatgacaACACACAATGTAGAATTTAATTCTtcgaattaaaaaaaattatcattaaaTGTTACAGACtctgaaatatataaaaataccgGCATATAATCTTATAGTTAATAGggtatttattaatatgttaTTTTGTGCACATGTTTGCACGTTTATGCAGGTGTGTTAATATTGTATTACATACttgcatttatatatgcatatataataagaaaaaataatgtctattatatatgtatataaaaggTATTAATGTCATAAAGATTTTGTAGAATAAATGATATACTACAAAAGGATTGTTTTGTCTATTTTGCATGCTTTACAatgaataatttaaaagtttaaattatttattatatatattgtgtaAAAAGTTAAAATAATGAGAAACATAATTTGTAATGTTATTTACAACTATGCGCAAAGCTAAAGTTATAACATtgagaaaaaacaaataaaataaaaaaacttaaattcaatgtttatttataactTCATACTGTTGTTTTATAAAagggaataaaaaaataataatatagcaataaaataacatCCGATTTTAATATCgatgtttaaaaatatttatatataatatgaacccttttttatactatataaatgtaaaaatttgtAGAATACTTTTTGTGGtatgttattataaaaattatttatcaaaTTTAACATAAAATCTGTTATACACATTTCTTTGTGAAAACAAAGGAATATAGAATGttcattttgtatttttttactgtgtgatcatatatatttatatatacaaatacaAGTGCAcgttttattaaaaacagTTGTTTCATCACAAATAGaacatttaaataaaatgatgtgttatattttatataaatgatttaactatttgtacattttttacaaaaaaataaaactttaTATCTCTTCCGCTgttttttgatatttaaaacgcgcattaaaaaaaagaaaaaaaaatgtatgcaCAAACATTACCAcattatacaattttatagaaaaataaaaagtatatgctttttatttttataaataaattccACATACAtgttcatcatttttaatattaaaaatttagcAATATGCATTATGCTAacatctttattattaaattaaatattttgtactaatatttatggttgtatgtgtatatatatatgtgtgtttttgttttagttgtaaaatatcattattttgtctaatattaatgttgttataaataattagaaaaggtttatttaatttcttttatttgtattttgtgatttgttttttatgttttatgtcttgattttttttgtatttattttttattatgagaaatgtaaataactttatttatcaccgaataataaattgtttGATATTTTACTAACAAAATAGACAGTgtcatatataaacatatttaaagtgttaaacaaattattataaaaaccTTCAAAATGGATGACATACATATGAATAACCGTAATATGCATAGCTATTATTTGGacaaaattcaaaaaaacattaatcaaataaagaggtctaataatatgagtttattgaaaaatatgaatgaaggacaatataatttaaatagtaaaaaaaatacaaattatgTAGATATAAACGAAAGCAATCCAAACTATGCAAAAAATGGGCTTGCTAATGAATATACCTAcaatcaaaatataaattataagcaaaatgaaaatataaattcatCATTAAATAgaggaaaatatattgtatataataatggcCATATAAAAGACGACATCAATACAAATTATGATTATAATAGTtatgttaataaatataaaaaatttccTGATAAAATAGCTTCCGAAAATAgtcattataattatgataCAATAAGAACCGAGCCAAACAACATTTCAAAGGATCTAAGAAATGTTCAATATCcttataataattcta
Encoded here:
- a CDS encoding DnaJ protein, putative, with translation MNYHKILGVTRNACKKTIREAYLKKVKLYHPDLNKSPDATTKFKQIQEAYQALYNDNYSQKLYDSENSYNQRRNSENIKSNKSYNNYNEFSDFHRAFYEEFRRMSKQEKHDEYARYANNNYSYSINDIFHKYPREFFYINLMFKLFPLFVVPVIFLFVVYKQYILKSYFKEKPILVYDSYGRAFLIDTHGRKFRASEFDKY